The genomic interval ATTCAACAAACAAAGTCCGTTAGAAGATGGCGAATTAAAAACGGCCATAGAAAAATATGCGAAAAGTGTTGGTTTTACCATTAATAATATTTTTGTGATAGATGGTTCTAAAAGATCTACAAAAGCAAATGCTTATTTTTCTGGTTTTGGATCACAAAAAAGAATTACGTTATATGATACTTTAATAAACGACTTAGAAACGGATGAAATTGTAGCCGTTTTAGCGCATGAAGTTGGCCATTATAAAAGAAAACATATCGTTTTTAATTTAATAGCATCAATTTTATTAACAGGATTAACGTTGTTTATTCTATCCTTATTTATCAATTCAGCTGTCTTATCCGAAGCATTAGGTGTTTCTATACCAAGTTTTCATATTGGATTAATTGCATTCGGAATTTTATATTCGCCGATATCAGAAATTACAAGTTTATTCATGAATTATATGTCTCGTAAATTTGAATATCAGGCAGATAATTATGCGAAAGAAACTTTTGAAGGAAATGCCTTAATAACATCACTTAAAAAATTATCTAAAAATAGTTTGAGTAATTTAACTCCGCATCCGGCTTATGTTTTTGCGCACTATTCACATCCAACTTTGTTGGAAAGAATTAATAATTTAGAAAGTTAATTTTTTTCAATTACGGAATGCACTATTTTCATTAACATCATTTTATCTTTAGCATCTGCATTAACAGCAAGCATAGTTGTAAGTTCTATACAAGTGTTTTCATCTTGCTTTATGTAATATTTTTGTTTTGTAAATTCAATTCCTTTTTTAATTATCGTACCAGTTAACAATAAAACATTTTCACTATTTATCATCTGCTCCCCTTTAAATTCCATTCTTTCCGCAGCAGGATTATTATTTATTTTTGACTTTTTAGTTTCATAAGAAATAGGTAAAAACAAACCTACAATTAATGCTTGTGGTTTTTTAGATACATACATATTTGTAGTAACACTTGTAAAAATATCTTTATTTATATCTATTTCTACTTTCTTTTTTTGAAGTTCAAAAAGACGATTTGGCCCTGCTTTTTCTTGAGAATTAATAGTAAAACTGATAAATAAAACGATAAAACTGATACAAATATTTTTCATTTTACAAAAATAAGAAATAAATACATTTAGAAAACGAAATACTTGTATGTTAAAATACTTATTCTTAATTTCACTTTGAGTTAACCCCTAGTAATAAAATAACGCATTTGGAATACACCGCAACCATAGAAGAGGAAAATAAGGAAATAGCAAAACGATATAAAGATTTGCTAAAGGGTACGTATGAGATTATGTCTAAAGAAGATAAGGAACTCATAAGAAAAGCATTTGACATTGCTGTAGATGCTCATTCTGATCAACGCAGAAAAACTGGTGAACCTTATATTTATCATCCCATTGCAGTTGCAAAAATTGTTGCTTATGAAATAGGTTTAGATGCAGTTTCTATAGCTTCTGCTCTTCTACACGATGTTGTAGAGGATACAGAATACACGTTAGAAGACATGGAAAACCTTTTTGGTGAAACTATTGCTAAAATTGTAAACGGATTAACTAAAATATCTCGTTTAAACAAAGAGCAAGATGCTTCTATACAAGCTGAGAATTTTAGAAAAATGCTTTTAACATTAAATGATGATGTTAGAGTAATTTTAATAAAAATTGCAGATAGATTACACAACATGCAAACTATGGACGCAATGCCTGGTCATAAACAGGTTAAAATTGCATCGGAAACTTTATATATTTATGCGCCCTTAGCCCATAGATTAGGTTTGTATAATATAAAAACAGAGTTAGAAGATCTTGGTTTAAAATATACAGAACCAGAAGCTTATTTTGGTATTCTTGGAAAAATAAAAGAAAGTAAAGAAGATCAGAAAAAATATTTACAGCGATTTGAAGAGACTTTAAAATCTGGCTTAGATAAAGAAAACTTCGATTACGAAATAAAAGGACGTTTTAAATCTATTTATTCTATTCGTAGAAAAATGATCAATCAAAATGTAACTTTTGATGAGGTTTATGACAAATATGCCATTAGAATTATTTACAATCCAAATTCTAATGATGATAAGTTTGATGCTTGGAAAATATACACCATTGTAACCGATTACTTTAAACCCAACCCAACTCGTTTAAGAGATTGGATTTCTCAACCAAAATCTACAGGGTATGAAGCCCTACATATTACGGTTGTAGGACCAGATTC from Polaribacter sejongensis carries:
- a CDS encoding M48 family metallopeptidase, with translation MQPTTLFYIIIAILIISFLVDKILDTLNEKRFDAEIPKKLKDVYDEDEYKKSQAYKKTSAKFSNITSFFSTLLTLVFFFVDGFKYVDEFARSYTDNPILVALLFFGVIMLASEIMTTPLSYYSTFVIEEKFGFNKSTRKTFWLDKIKGLVMSALLGGGILALILWFYQLTGENFWMYAWAFVAIFSLFMNMFYAKLIVPLFNKQSPLEDGELKTAIEKYAKSVGFTINNIFVIDGSKRSTKANAYFSGFGSQKRITLYDTLINDLETDEIVAVLAHEVGHYKRKHIVFNLIASILLTGLTLFILSLFINSAVLSEALGVSIPSFHIGLIAFGILYSPISEITSLFMNYMSRKFEYQADNYAKETFEGNALITSLKKLSKNSLSNLTPHPAYVFAHYSHPTLLERINNLES